In Salmo trutta chromosome 16, fSalTru1.1, whole genome shotgun sequence, a genomic segment contains:
- the LOC115150590 gene encoding pollen-specific leucine-rich repeat extensin-like protein 1 isoform X2 yields the protein MSSDVVQGFAVPTPKVPVPPLFNSPKINRAVNGDRFSNGSAISVPDLVEGEIFIPPPPTMAPPPPPPMFIPPPPDFLGDLGSIQPPSMPPPKPPSVVLSKEYEDFTSLKPPLMPPPKPPSTSSSASSSSLSISIPTPVPDFTEPPKFTPPQPPIDMRQAALKALKTPPPKPTRLSSIHSMDEPSQVPAQASPVQTPTPSSFKPQNTAKLYSVPKTGILGRQVDRDNRPKQILLLQVNGKDPSSVAPPGKPAQRNSSGMQLEQDLQDLKENLQANLPGKPTPPETWEEVEPLPFSAQQGINKLAAAPTKMSPKLQKVVTAPVNTEASQVKQEASPVQNNKFSPMLDSKLRTLKASDVTGMRDGPAASPLALLMAAKKREKHRSSLSLENSTKSNEPLASIQHSEFNPNSFTVIPRATSFTSVTSQHKPQSVVPLEATVVIQTPVKPHIESVVKGPIANPVVQRIRPTSRSSSSSSLAVEKQSGEQRIPSPSSLVSDEENLCMQLLPPPPEFDDHDVVDSPPSSPPPDPPLKIFLPPTLSTVLTVLSLPPKPKSPSPPKFPPPVMEIKPKLPVQTKPKQPPTQALSSLSASQATLQSILQKKMLEMDCKMDNKMPAMKETDSDDWGSPLSDEETKFPIVPRVTPKNPVITAKSKSATVPAKTQGLDMKELETKMAMKGQGLSEPSKVLTSNGPRSKQAYGMTFKVQPGTKQPITVVSK from the exons TCCTCTGATGTTGTGCAAGGGTTTGCTGTCCCAACACCCAAAGTTCCTGTCCCCCCCCTTTTCAACAGTCCAAAGATCAACAGGGCAG TAAATGGCGATCGGTTTTCCAATGGATCGGCTATATCTGTACCTGATTTGGTGGAAGGGGAGATATTTATTCCACCTCCCCCTACAATGgcacccccaccccctccacccATGTTCATCCCTCCCCCACCAGATTTCTTGGGTGACTTGGGCTCCATTCAGCCTCCCTCCATGCCCCCTCCAAAACCACCATCAGTGGTTCTGTCTAAAGAGTACGAGGATTTCACCTCCCTGAAACCTCCACTAATGCCCCCCCCGAAGCCCCCGTCAACTTCCTCCAGTGCTTCTAGTTCATCTTTGTCCATTTCTATACCAACACCAGTCCCTGATTTTACTGAGCCCCCAAAGTTCACGCCTCCACAGCCCCCTATAGACATGAGGCAAGCTGCTCTGAAAGCCCTGAAGACCCCGCCTCCAAAGCCAACAAGGCTGTCCTCCATCCACAGCATGGACGAACCCTCCCAGGTTCCAGCCCAAGCTTCCCCAGTACAGACCCCGACACCCTCCAGCTTCAAGCCCCAGAACACAGCTAAGCTCTACAGTGTTCCTAAGACTGGCATTCTAGGCAGGCAGGTGGACCGTGACAATAGGCCCAAGCAGATCCTACTCCTCCAGGTCAATGGGAAAGACCCCTCCTCTGTGGCACCACCAGGTAAGCCAGCCCAGAGAAATAGCTCAGGTATGCAGCTGGAGCAAGACCTGCAGGACTTAAAGGAAAACTTGCAAGCCAACCTTCCAGGCAAACCCACCCCACCTGAGACTTGGGAGGAAGTGGAGCCTTTGCCTTTTTCAGCACAACAGGGTATCAACAAACTTGCCGCAGCACCCACTAAAATGTCACCCAAGCTTCAGAAGGTGGTCACTGCCCCTGTAAACACAGAGGCTAGCCAGGTCAAGCAGGAAGCGTCTCCAGTCCAGAACAACAAGTTCAGTCCTATGCTGGACAGTAAACTACGCACCCTGAAGGCCAGTGATGTCACTGGGATGAGGGACGGTCCTGCCGCTTCCCCGCTGGCTCTTCTCATGGCGGCTAAAAAGCGAGAGAAGCACAGGTCCAGTCTTTCCCTTGAAAACAGCACGAAGAGTAATGAGCCATTAGCCAGCATCCAGCACAGTGAATTCAATCCCAATTCTTTCACCGTCATCCCTAGGGCCACCTCATTCACTTCTGTAACCTCACAACATAAACCACAGTCTGTGGTCCCACTGGAGGCCACAGTGGTAATCCAGACTCCAGTAAAACCCCATATTGAGTCAGTGGTGAAGGGGCCAATTGCAAATCCAGTAGTTCAGAGGATTCGGCCCACCTCTAGATCCTCATCCTCCAGCAGTCTAGCCGTGGAGAAGCAAAGTGGAGAGCAGAGGATTCCTTCACCCTCTAGCCTTGTCAGTGATGAAGAGAACCTATGCATGCAATTACTCCCTCCCCCTCCCGAATTCGATGACCATGATGTTGTGGACTCTCCTCCCAGCTCACCTCCACCTGACCCTCCACTGAAGATTTTCCTGCCCCCCACTCTCAGCACTGTCCTTACAGTCCTGTCCTTACCTCCAAAACCTAAATCTCCAAGCCCTCCCAAATTCCCACCTCCTGTCATGGAGATCAAACCCAAACTGCCTGTTCAGACCAAACCCAAGCAGCCTCCCACCCaggccctctcctccctctcagccagccaggcCACACTCCAGAGCATCCTGCAGAAGAAGATGCTAGAGATGGACTGCAAAATGGACAACAAAATGCCAGCCATGAAGGAAACAGACTCTGATGACTGGGGGTCTCCCTTGTCTGATGAGGAGACCAAGTTCCCGATTGTCCCCAGAGTCACCCCAAAAAACCCTGTTATCACTGCAAAGAGCAAGAGTGCCACTGTGCCAGCCAAAACACAAGGCCTGGACATGAAGGAGCTGGAGACAAAAATGGCCATGAAAGGTCAGGGTTTGTCAGAGCCATCAAAAGTTCTCACAAG CAATGGGCCACGGTCAAAGCAGGCCTATGGCATGACCTTCAAGGTACAACCCGGAACCAAACAACCAATCACTGTTGTCAGCAAATGA
- the LOC115150590 gene encoding pollen-specific leucine-rich repeat extensin-like protein 1 isoform X1 produces MKKGPLHFLGRKNQSLFDTNIKIKEMDNVELVLDSSAIPESGTAKVRSRPIVKHYMSSDVVQGFAVPTPKVPVPPLFNSPKINRAVNGDRFSNGSAISVPDLVEGEIFIPPPPTMAPPPPPPMFIPPPPDFLGDLGSIQPPSMPPPKPPSVVLSKEYEDFTSLKPPLMPPPKPPSTSSSASSSSLSISIPTPVPDFTEPPKFTPPQPPIDMRQAALKALKTPPPKPTRLSSIHSMDEPSQVPAQASPVQTPTPSSFKPQNTAKLYSVPKTGILGRQVDRDNRPKQILLLQVNGKDPSSVAPPGKPAQRNSSGMQLEQDLQDLKENLQANLPGKPTPPETWEEVEPLPFSAQQGINKLAAAPTKMSPKLQKVVTAPVNTEASQVKQEASPVQNNKFSPMLDSKLRTLKASDVTGMRDGPAASPLALLMAAKKREKHRSSLSLENSTKSNEPLASIQHSEFNPNSFTVIPRATSFTSVTSQHKPQSVVPLEATVVIQTPVKPHIESVVKGPIANPVVQRIRPTSRSSSSSSLAVEKQSGEQRIPSPSSLVSDEENLCMQLLPPPPEFDDHDVVDSPPSSPPPDPPLKIFLPPTLSTVLTVLSLPPKPKSPSPPKFPPPVMEIKPKLPVQTKPKQPPTQALSSLSASQATLQSILQKKMLEMDCKMDNKMPAMKETDSDDWGSPLSDEETKFPIVPRVTPKNPVITAKSKSATVPAKTQGLDMKELETKMAMKGQGLSEPSKVLTSNGPRSKQAYGMTFKVQPGTKQPITVVSK; encoded by the exons TCCTCTGATGTTGTGCAAGGGTTTGCTGTCCCAACACCCAAAGTTCCTGTCCCCCCCCTTTTCAACAGTCCAAAGATCAACAGGGCAG TAAATGGCGATCGGTTTTCCAATGGATCGGCTATATCTGTACCTGATTTGGTGGAAGGGGAGATATTTATTCCACCTCCCCCTACAATGgcacccccaccccctccacccATGTTCATCCCTCCCCCACCAGATTTCTTGGGTGACTTGGGCTCCATTCAGCCTCCCTCCATGCCCCCTCCAAAACCACCATCAGTGGTTCTGTCTAAAGAGTACGAGGATTTCACCTCCCTGAAACCTCCACTAATGCCCCCCCCGAAGCCCCCGTCAACTTCCTCCAGTGCTTCTAGTTCATCTTTGTCCATTTCTATACCAACACCAGTCCCTGATTTTACTGAGCCCCCAAAGTTCACGCCTCCACAGCCCCCTATAGACATGAGGCAAGCTGCTCTGAAAGCCCTGAAGACCCCGCCTCCAAAGCCAACAAGGCTGTCCTCCATCCACAGCATGGACGAACCCTCCCAGGTTCCAGCCCAAGCTTCCCCAGTACAGACCCCGACACCCTCCAGCTTCAAGCCCCAGAACACAGCTAAGCTCTACAGTGTTCCTAAGACTGGCATTCTAGGCAGGCAGGTGGACCGTGACAATAGGCCCAAGCAGATCCTACTCCTCCAGGTCAATGGGAAAGACCCCTCCTCTGTGGCACCACCAGGTAAGCCAGCCCAGAGAAATAGCTCAGGTATGCAGCTGGAGCAAGACCTGCAGGACTTAAAGGAAAACTTGCAAGCCAACCTTCCAGGCAAACCCACCCCACCTGAGACTTGGGAGGAAGTGGAGCCTTTGCCTTTTTCAGCACAACAGGGTATCAACAAACTTGCCGCAGCACCCACTAAAATGTCACCCAAGCTTCAGAAGGTGGTCACTGCCCCTGTAAACACAGAGGCTAGCCAGGTCAAGCAGGAAGCGTCTCCAGTCCAGAACAACAAGTTCAGTCCTATGCTGGACAGTAAACTACGCACCCTGAAGGCCAGTGATGTCACTGGGATGAGGGACGGTCCTGCCGCTTCCCCGCTGGCTCTTCTCATGGCGGCTAAAAAGCGAGAGAAGCACAGGTCCAGTCTTTCCCTTGAAAACAGCACGAAGAGTAATGAGCCATTAGCCAGCATCCAGCACAGTGAATTCAATCCCAATTCTTTCACCGTCATCCCTAGGGCCACCTCATTCACTTCTGTAACCTCACAACATAAACCACAGTCTGTGGTCCCACTGGAGGCCACAGTGGTAATCCAGACTCCAGTAAAACCCCATATTGAGTCAGTGGTGAAGGGGCCAATTGCAAATCCAGTAGTTCAGAGGATTCGGCCCACCTCTAGATCCTCATCCTCCAGCAGTCTAGCCGTGGAGAAGCAAAGTGGAGAGCAGAGGATTCCTTCACCCTCTAGCCTTGTCAGTGATGAAGAGAACCTATGCATGCAATTACTCCCTCCCCCTCCCGAATTCGATGACCATGATGTTGTGGACTCTCCTCCCAGCTCACCTCCACCTGACCCTCCACTGAAGATTTTCCTGCCCCCCACTCTCAGCACTGTCCTTACAGTCCTGTCCTTACCTCCAAAACCTAAATCTCCAAGCCCTCCCAAATTCCCACCTCCTGTCATGGAGATCAAACCCAAACTGCCTGTTCAGACCAAACCCAAGCAGCCTCCCACCCaggccctctcctccctctcagccagccaggcCACACTCCAGAGCATCCTGCAGAAGAAGATGCTAGAGATGGACTGCAAAATGGACAACAAAATGCCAGCCATGAAGGAAACAGACTCTGATGACTGGGGGTCTCCCTTGTCTGATGAGGAGACCAAGTTCCCGATTGTCCCCAGAGTCACCCCAAAAAACCCTGTTATCACTGCAAAGAGCAAGAGTGCCACTGTGCCAGCCAAAACACAAGGCCTGGACATGAAGGAGCTGGAGACAAAAATGGCCATGAAAGGTCAGGGTTTGTCAGAGCCATCAAAAGTTCTCACAAG CAATGGGCCACGGTCAAAGCAGGCCTATGGCATGACCTTCAAGGTACAACCCGGAACCAAACAACCAATCACTGTTGTCAGCAAATGA